The sequence below is a genomic window from Thermodesulfobacteriota bacterium.
TGGAGAACTGGCTGAGGAGGCAGTGATGGGCCCTGGAGTGCGGGGCGTGCGCCTTTTCGCCCTGGCCGTGTGCCTGGCCGGGGCGGCGGCGCCTGGCCTGGCGGCGGAGCGCGGGCCGATCCCGGTGCCGGAGCTGCCGGCGGTGGCGGCGGCCCGGGACCGGGATGCCGCCCAGCGGGCTTTCCGGAACGGAGACTTCGAGCAGGCGGCCGTTCTGTACGGCACGCTTGCCGAGGATCTGGACCCGGAAGGTCAGGCCGGGGCCCTGTTCGAGGCACTGCTCCTGGAGGCCCAATCGCTCATGGCAGGAGGCCATGGCCATCGGGCGGCGGCGGTCCTGGCCCGGGCCCAGCAGGTGGCGCCGGCAGTGGGTGACCGGGCCGACCTGCGGGCAGAGGCCGCCCTGGCCCGCCTCGCCTATCTCATGGGGGATTTTGCATCAGCGCACAGCCACTTCCACCGTTGCCTGCCGGCCGTCGACAACGGTGACCTGCCGCCGGCAACGGGCGCCGCCGTACTTTTCGCTTTCGGCCAGCTGCTTGTTGCCGAACAGGACCACCAGGGGGCGAAAGAGATCCTGCGCCGCTCCCTGGCGTTGCCGGCAGCCGATCCCGCGCTCCCCCTCCGGACGGAAATGCTTCTGGTCCAGCTCCGGCTGCGGCAGCAGGAGAAGATCGATGCCCTCTCCAGTCTCGCGGATCTCCAGGGCCGGGTCCTGGCCCTGGTCGACGGCCACGACAAAGCCGTTCTGCTCCTCAGCTGCGGCCTGTTGGCCCAGGAGCTGAGGGCCGCGCCGGCAGGGCCGGTCCAGGATCGCGGCCTGGTGCTCCTGGCCCACGACGGTTTCCAGGAAGCGGTGCAGGTGGCCGAGCGGATCCGGGACTTCCGGGCCCGCGCCCTCGGCCTCGGCTACCTGGCCGGGCTCTACGAGCAGGAAGGGCGCCAGGAGGAAGCCCTGACCTTGAACGGCCAGGCCCTGTTCATCGCCCAGGAGCATGACTTGAGGGAGCAGCTGTTCCGGCTCCACTGGCAGAGGGGCCGCCTGCATGGGACCGTGGGCAGGCTGGACGAGGCCATTCGGGCCTGCCAGCTGGCGGTCGATGCGGTCAGCCGCATCCAGCAGGATCTGGCCACCGATTGCCGCCGCCGGGGCGGTCTGTCGTACCAGCAGGCCGTGGAGCCGATCTACTTCCAGTTGGCCGATCTCCTGCTCCGGCGGGCCGCAGGCATTCCCGACCCGCAGGGCCGACAGGCCGATCTGTTGGCCGCCCGGGATACCCTGGAGCGCATGAAGGAGATGGAGCTGAAGGACTACTTCCAGGACGAATGCCTCGCTGCCGGCAAACAGACGATCATGACCCTCGAGCAGGTTCCGGGCCGGACGGCGGTCATCTATCCGGTCATGCTGCCCGACCGGCTGGTGCTCCTGGTCTCGGTAGGCGCGAGCATGGAACAGTATGTGGTGGCTGTGGGCCACGACACCCTGGTGGAATGGATCACCAACCTCCGGCACAAGCTGCAAACGCCTGGCAGCCGCTTCCTCCGCTATGCGAACCGCCTCCATGAGTGGCTCCTGGCCCCCATGGAGGCCGACCTGCAAGGCCGCGGGGTCCAGACCCTGGTCTTCGTCCCGGACCGGGAGCTGCGCACCATTCCCATGGCAGCGCTCCATGACGGCAGCTCGTTTCTGATCGAGCGGTATGCCGTGGCCACCACCCCAAGCCTGACCCTCACCGATCCCCGGACCCTCAAGGTCGCGGAGGCCCAGGTCCTGCTGGGGGGGCTTACGGAAGCGGTGCAGGGCTTTCCCGCCCTGCCCGCCGTTGCCGGCGAGGCCACCACCGTTGCCGCGACCTTTCCGGCCACGGTCTATCTGGACCAGATCTTCACCGCGGCGACGGTGCAGGACGCCATGCAGCAGGCGCCCTATTCCATCGTCCATATCGCCTCCCACGGCCAGTTTGACCGTGATTTCAGCAAGACCTTCCTGCTCACCTATTCGGATCGATTGACCCTGGCCGGCCTGGAGAGCCTCATGGAGCCCGGCCGGGAGCGGCGCCAGCCGGTGGAGCTCCTGACCCTGAGCGCCTGCCAGACGGCGGTGGGTGACGAACGGGCGGCATTGGGGCTGGCCGGGGTTGCGGTCAAGTCCGGGGCCCGCAGCGCCCTGGCCAGTCTGTGGCTCATCAACGACCAGGCGGCAGCCGCCCTGGTGGACGCCTTCTACCGGGAGATGCGGCAGGGCAACGGCATCTCCAAGGCCGAGGCTCTTAAGCGCGCCCAGGTCCGGCTCCTTTCCCGACCCGAGTATGGCCACCCGGCATTCTGGGCCCCGTATCTCCTGATCGGGAATTGGCTCTGATGCCCGGTGCCCGCGCCAAGAACCTGACCTTCGCCGCCGTCCTCCTGGTGGCCAGCTGTCTGGTGGCCGCCACCGCGGAGCGACAGGGCTGGCTGGCCCCCTGGGAAGAGGCGTTGGGCGATCTGCACCAGCGGCTCCTGGGCCGGCGGAGCGATTACCTGCCAACGGTCACCATCGTCACCATCGACGAGCCGACCTTGGACGCGCTGGCGGACGCGCCGATGACCTTCTGGGGCCCGCATTTTGCTACCGCGATGGCAGCGGTGCGGGCGGCCGGGGCCAAGGCGATCGGGCTTGATCTCGTCTTCGCGGTCAGCGCCGAGACCTGGCTGGCTGAGGTCAGCCCAGCCGGAAGTGACCTGAGCCGAACCTACGACGCCTCTTTCCGCGCGCAGCTCTACAGCGGTGACGTGGTCCTGGCCGGTATGGCCCGCTGGCAAGACGGCAAGGCGCAGCCGCCCCTTTTGCCTGCGGTCGACTACCTGTACTCCTTGCCGGACGGCCCGGAGTCGGTGGGGCTCATCAACCTGCTGCCGGACGAGGACCACGTCATCCGGCGTTTTCTCCCCCGGCTGTTCGCCGGTGACGTCCCGCCCCACACCACTTTCGCGCCCCTCCTGGCCCGGAAGGCCGGGATCGTTTTCCCCCCGGACGCGATCAGACGGATCCGCTATGTGGGCCCGCCCGGCACCGTGCCCCGGCTCTCCTTCCGGAAGCTCCTGGAGCCGGCGACCCGGGAATCCCCGGCCGTCCAGGCCCTGCTGCGGGACAAGGTGGTGATCTTTTCCGCCGAGCAGGGCGGCTTCAACGACCTGCACCTCACCCCGTACAGCTCCGGTCTCTTTGCCAGGCCAGATCGCAGCTTCATGGCCGGCGCCGAGGTGCACGCGAACATCATCGAGACGCTGGCCGCTGGCAAGACCATGGAGCCTCTGGCGAGTGGATGGCGCTTCCTCTGGCTCGTGGCCTTCTCGGCGGCCGGCCTGGTGCCCGCCCTGCGTCTTCCCCCCGGCCGGGCTTTGGCAGCCATGATCGCCTTGGCCCTGGCCGCATTCCTCCTGGCCCATCCGGTCTTCCGGGCTGATCGCTTCGCGCCCACCATACCCGTCGTGCTTTCCCTGTCCACACTCTACCTGGGCGCCACCGGCAAGCGGTTGACCCGGGCGGAGCGGGCCAGGAGCATCATCCAGGCGACCTTCGCGCCTTATCTGGCGGACTCGGTGCTCAAGGATCTCCTGGCCCGGGACCAGATGCCCGCATTGGGGGGGACGGCCGCCGAGGTGGTGGTGCTGTTCTCCGACATCCGTGGCTTCACCTCCCTCTCGGGCCGGCTGGAGCCGGAGGAGGTGGTGGAGCTGTTGAATGCCTACTACGGCCAGGTATGCGAAATCATCGCCCGCCACGGTGGGATGGTGGACAAGTTCATCGGCGATGCGGTCATGGCCCTGTTCGGCACCCCGGTTGCCTTCCCGGACCAGAGCCGCCGCGCCCTGCTGGCGGCCCGGGACCTCGTCGCCAACAGCATCGGCTTCCAATCCTGGCTGGACAGCCGATTCCCCCGCCACCAGCTGCCCCGCTTCCGGATCGGCGTCGGCATCCACAGCGGCAAGGCCCTCATCGGCAACATCGGCTCATCGAAGAGGATGGAATACACCGCCATCGGCAGCACGGTGAACATCGCCTCCCGGCTGGAAGGCTTCTGCAAGACCCTGGGCTGGGATATCGTCGCCAGCCAGCGAACCGTTGCCGCCGCCGGCCCCGGCCTACTCCTGGGCCGGACGACCACGGTGCTCCCCGCCGGTTGCAGCGAGGAGATCAGCGTGGTGGAGGTCCTGGGGGTGCAGGACTGACAGCCAAGACTGCGGATCTTCTGGCCGGCGGCAATAGCCCGGCCAACTCGCGGCTGCTGTGAGGCGGGGACGAATCCCGGCGCGCCGACACGTCCCACCTCCGGCCATTGACACCCCCCTGTTGGCGTGTTATTGGACGCCAGTACCGCAAATAGACATGCATATCAGCGGAGCACAGGCAAATGTACACGCGACTTCTCAGGCTGCCGGCGGCGCCCAAGAAGAGCTTCTTCCTCTGGGGCCCGCGGCAGACCGGGAAAACCACCCTGCTCAAGGCATCGTACCCGGACGCGCGGCGCATCGATCTTCTCCAGACCGACCAGTTGGTGCGCTATTTGCGGCGGCCGGCCCTCCTGCGCGAAGAGGTCCTGGCCGGCAGGTCTGCCGGGCCCATCGTCATCGATGAGATCCAGAAGGCCCCGGCCCTGCTGGACGAAATCCACTTCCTCATCGAGGAGCACGGCGTCGTCTTTGGCCTGTGCGGCTCCAGCGCCCGCAAGGTGCGGCGGGGGCATGCCAATCTTCTGGGAGGACGAGCCCTGCGCTACGAGCTGCTGGGCCTGGTGGCGGAGGAGCTGGGGGATGACTTTTCCATCGAGCGGTTCGTCAACACCGGCCCCCTGCCTGATCATTACGGGGCGGAAAGCCCGCGCCTGACCATCCGCAGCTACGTGGAAGACTACCTGCGGGAAGAGATCCTCGAGGAGGGATTGACCCGCCGCCTGCCGGTGTTTTCCGATTTCCTGCGGTCGGCGGCCATTGGTGATACCGAGGTGGTCAATCTGTCCAACGTGGCCCGGGAGGCCGCGGTCGCGGTGTCAACGGTGCGGGATCATTACGGCATCCTGGTGGACACCCTCATGGGCGCCTTTCTGCCGGCCTTCACCCTGCGCCCGAAACGGCGAACGATCCAGGCGCCGAAGTTCTACTTCCGCGACGTGGGCGTCGTGAGCCACCTGGCCAGACGGGGCAACATCGAGCCTGGCTCGGAGCTGTTCGGCAAGGCCTTCGAGAACTGGCTGTTCCACGAGCTTTCCGTGCACGCCCGGTACAGCGAGCTGCACTACGATCTGTCGTATTGGCGCCTTTCCAGCGGCATCGAGGTGGATTTCGTTCTGGGCAACGGCCAGGTCGCCATCGAGGCC
It includes:
- a CDS encoding CHAT domain-containing protein, which produces MGPGVRGVRLFALAVCLAGAAAPGLAAERGPIPVPELPAVAAARDRDAAQRAFRNGDFEQAAVLYGTLAEDLDPEGQAGALFEALLLEAQSLMAGGHGHRAAAVLARAQQVAPAVGDRADLRAEAALARLAYLMGDFASAHSHFHRCLPAVDNGDLPPATGAAVLFAFGQLLVAEQDHQGAKEILRRSLALPAADPALPLRTEMLLVQLRLRQQEKIDALSSLADLQGRVLALVDGHDKAVLLLSCGLLAQELRAAPAGPVQDRGLVLLAHDGFQEAVQVAERIRDFRARALGLGYLAGLYEQEGRQEEALTLNGQALFIAQEHDLREQLFRLHWQRGRLHGTVGRLDEAIRACQLAVDAVSRIQQDLATDCRRRGGLSYQQAVEPIYFQLADLLLRRAAGIPDPQGRQADLLAARDTLERMKEMELKDYFQDECLAAGKQTIMTLEQVPGRTAVIYPVMLPDRLVLLVSVGASMEQYVVAVGHDTLVEWITNLRHKLQTPGSRFLRYANRLHEWLLAPMEADLQGRGVQTLVFVPDRELRTIPMAALHDGSSFLIERYAVATTPSLTLTDPRTLKVAEAQVLLGGLTEAVQGFPALPAVAGEATTVAATFPATVYLDQIFTAATVQDAMQQAPYSIVHIASHGQFDRDFSKTFLLTYSDRLTLAGLESLMEPGRERRQPVELLTLSACQTAVGDERAALGLAGVAVKSGARSALASLWLINDQAAAALVDAFYREMRQGNGISKAEALKRAQVRLLSRPEYGHPAFWAPYLLIGNWL
- a CDS encoding adenylate/guanylate cyclase domain-containing protein yields the protein MPGARAKNLTFAAVLLVASCLVAATAERQGWLAPWEEALGDLHQRLLGRRSDYLPTVTIVTIDEPTLDALADAPMTFWGPHFATAMAAVRAAGAKAIGLDLVFAVSAETWLAEVSPAGSDLSRTYDASFRAQLYSGDVVLAGMARWQDGKAQPPLLPAVDYLYSLPDGPESVGLINLLPDEDHVIRRFLPRLFAGDVPPHTTFAPLLARKAGIVFPPDAIRRIRYVGPPGTVPRLSFRKLLEPATRESPAVQALLRDKVVIFSAEQGGFNDLHLTPYSSGLFARPDRSFMAGAEVHANIIETLAAGKTMEPLASGWRFLWLVAFSAAGLVPALRLPPGRALAAMIALALAAFLLAHPVFRADRFAPTIPVVLSLSTLYLGATGKRLTRAERARSIIQATFAPYLADSVLKDLLARDQMPALGGTAAEVVVLFSDIRGFTSLSGRLEPEEVVELLNAYYGQVCEIIARHGGMVDKFIGDAVMALFGTPVAFPDQSRRALLAARDLVANSIGFQSWLDSRFPRHQLPRFRIGVGIHSGKALIGNIGSSKRMEYTAIGSTVNIASRLEGFCKTLGWDIVASQRTVAAAGPGLLLGRTTTVLPAGCSEEISVVEVLGVQD
- a CDS encoding DUF4143 domain-containing protein, which produces MYTRLLRLPAAPKKSFFLWGPRQTGKTTLLKASYPDARRIDLLQTDQLVRYLRRPALLREEVLAGRSAGPIVIDEIQKAPALLDEIHFLIEEHGVVFGLCGSSARKVRRGHANLLGGRALRYELLGLVAEELGDDFSIERFVNTGPLPDHYGAESPRLTIRSYVEDYLREEILEEGLTRRLPVFSDFLRSAAIGDTEVVNLSNVAREAAVAVSTVRDHYGILVDTLMGAFLPAFTLRPKRRTIQAPKFYFRDVGVVSHLARRGNIEPGSELFGKAFENWLFHELSVHARYSELHYDLSYWRLSSGIEVDFVLGNGQVAIEAKGKTQVSSRDIAGLLHFKKDFPEVRALVVVCLEPRLRKTAEGVLVVPHREFTRLLWQGRFAPELTSGGGD